One Weissella coleopterorum DNA segment encodes these proteins:
- a CDS encoding CD3337/EF1877 family mobilome membrane protein, whose amino-acid sequence MSKLKYIGLAVVILTTAFFVSISTGNIHADDRLNTNNNVQLKPKDLGKSTDLNKKSVKDTDTDTKKTLNKDLQKSDSGISKEDMQAFLKNHSIDKIQSNDLIGNFKPYYTQPGMTDISSKIARSLADMFSAFNRDIVYSMFDVMIGRLFDMTSIQTSVDGVMKESSGFTINIWNNKAFMSLLYTAFAVGIVMAFVSSLKSGGGIRSLATIFILVIIGGAWINAGGEVLSKVNDITTQMEVMAFDATKNDEKASSVNNFQQQIRFQFFEQAVERPFYLENFNTISDDGLDTKKMGDPYDFMIGKDDIPGDNPIMSKDGKKAWYQSMVALVSIFTSIAYGIPLLVIGLMNLALQLAAILLYMLAPVAFIASMIPKFASSATKVIGGSILMLIGKVLLIFLIVILNMIQAFVDGLIPPTNTGKVASNGLIYILLMWLFWKRKGDILSAITGSRMASSMADKFGVQKGFKKVKDSAEKSVQKGKNGVNKGKELYNKGKETTQKVQQKRKDNRYRKAGVDPEEVRKDEEMRKSVRQEQEQTQRRERVKKEMAGTGESQAFNRSRNARNQNLGQNNQTRPNVNNKGVQNKYGRHNADMNVNDLVELSKKRQQVRSDSLNKVMDNERR is encoded by the coding sequence ATGAGTAAATTAAAATATATAGGATTGGCAGTTGTTATATTAACGACGGCTTTTTTTGTTTCTATTTCAACTGGTAATATTCACGCTGATGATCGTTTGAATACTAATAATAACGTTCAATTGAAGCCAAAGGATTTAGGTAAAAGTACCGATTTGAATAAAAAGTCAGTTAAAGATACTGATACCGATACTAAGAAGACGTTGAATAAAGATTTACAAAAGTCAGATAGTGGCATTTCAAAAGAAGATATGCAGGCGTTTTTGAAAAATCATTCTATTGATAAAATACAGAGTAATGATTTAATCGGTAATTTTAAGCCATATTACACACAGCCGGGAATGACGGATATTTCAAGTAAAATTGCTCGATCATTAGCTGATATGTTTTCAGCGTTTAATAGAGATATTGTCTATTCAATGTTTGATGTAATGATTGGTAGATTGTTTGATATGACTTCAATTCAGACTTCAGTTGATGGAGTTATGAAGGAATCGAGTGGCTTTACAATTAATATCTGGAATAATAAAGCGTTTATGTCGTTGCTATATACCGCATTTGCCGTGGGTATTGTAATGGCGTTTGTTAGTTCATTAAAAAGTGGTGGTGGTATTCGTTCATTGGCTACCATTTTTATTTTGGTTATTATCGGTGGCGCTTGGATCAATGCTGGTGGTGAAGTTCTATCAAAGGTAAACGATATAACTACTCAAATGGAAGTTATGGCATTTGACGCAACTAAAAATGATGAAAAAGCTTCATCAGTAAATAATTTTCAACAACAAATTCGTTTCCAGTTTTTTGAACAGGCTGTTGAGCGTCCATTCTACTTAGAAAACTTTAATACTATTTCTGATGATGGATTGGATACTAAGAAAATGGGTGACCCATACGACTTTATGATTGGTAAAGATGATATACCGGGTGACAATCCTATTATGTCAAAAGATGGTAAAAAAGCATGGTATCAATCAATGGTGGCATTAGTATCTATCTTTACGTCAATTGCTTATGGGATACCGTTATTAGTGATTGGGTTAATGAATTTAGCCCTACAATTAGCAGCGATATTGCTTTATATGTTAGCACCGGTTGCGTTTATAGCGTCAATGATACCGAAATTTGCAAGTAGTGCGACTAAGGTTATTGGTGGATCAATCTTAATGCTGATAGGAAAAGTATTATTGATTTTCTTAATTGTAATTTTGAATATGATTCAGGCGTTTGTTGATGGATTGATTCCACCAACTAATACCGGGAAAGTCGCTTCAAACGGATTAATTTATATTCTATTGATGTGGTTGTTCTGGAAACGTAAGGGTGATATTTTATCGGCAATTACTGGGTCAAGAATGGCAAGTAGTATGGCAGATAAATTTGGTGTTCAGAAAGGATTTAAAAAAGTTAAAGACTCTGCTGAAAAAAGCGTTCAAAAAGGTAAGAACGGAGTTAATAAGGGTAAAGAATTATATAACAAAGGGAAAGAAACTACGCAAAAGGTTCAACAAAAGCGTAAAGATAACCGTTATCGTAAGGCAGGCGTTGATCCGGAAGAAGTCCGCAAAGATGAAGAAATGCGTAAAAGTGTTCGTCAGGAACAGGAACAAACACAACGTCGAGAACGTGTTAAAAAAGAAATGGCTGGTACTGGTGAAAGTCAGGCTTTCAACCGTTCAAGAAATGCACGTAACCAGAATTTAGGACAAAATAACCAAACTAGACCTAATGTGAATAACAAGGGTGTTCAGAATAAGTATGGTCGCCATAATGCTGATATGAATGTAAATGATCTGGTGGAATTAAGTAAGAAACGTCAACAAGTCCGTTCTGATTCCTTGAATAAGGTAATGGATAATGAAAGGCGTTAA
- a CDS encoding HepT-like ribonuclease domain-containing protein, which yields MENNNKDIRHLMAMLQYIDEIENIESRQPLDKTLGDHDVELSAILMKLSQIGELVGRLSLNTADDYPDVPWRKIKNLRNVIAHDYESIKLDIIRDVLTKFLPELKQQLPMIIDRETKRTRFEYEN from the coding sequence ATGGAAAATAATAATAAAGATATACGTCATTTAATGGCAATGCTTCAATATATAGATGAAATTGAAAACATTGAAAGTAGACAGCCATTAGACAAGACTTTGGGAGATCATGATGTGGAGTTGAGTGCAATCTTAATGAAGTTGTCACAGATTGGAGAGTTAGTTGGTAGATTGAGTTTGAATACTGCTGATGATTACCCAGATGTTCCTTGGCGTAAGATTAAGAATTTGAGAAATGTAATTGCACATGATTATGAATCTATCAAATTAGATATTATTAGAGATGTTTTAACGAAGTTTTTACCAGAATTAAAACAACAATTGCCAATGATTATTGATCGAGAAACTAAACGTACACGATTTGAATATGAAAATTAA
- a CDS encoding nucleotidyltransferase family protein produces the protein MIEIDLPANKLPLDTIKERVSTVFKNYDVDKAYIYGSYVNGGFDFTSDYDLLIDGFNNYTDFYEKGKTLRKMQRDLESLNVLDRQVDISLVSTLEQRSMNKLDQAFKDNVNRDKVLIYGK, from the coding sequence ATGATTGAGATTGATTTACCAGCAAACAAGTTGCCGTTAGATACGATAAAGGAACGTGTATCGACAGTATTTAAAAATTATGATGTTGATAAAGCATATATTTATGGATCATATGTAAACGGTGGCTTTGATTTTACAAGTGATTATGATTTATTGATTGATGGATTTAATAACTATACTGATTTTTATGAAAAGGGTAAGACTTTGCGTAAAATGCAACGTGATTTAGAAAGTTTAAATGTTTTAGATCGACAAGTTGATATTAGTTTGGTGTCGACCTTAGAACAACGGAGTATGAATAAATTAGATCAAGCATTCAAAGATAATGTAAATAGGGATAAGGTATTAATTTATGGAAAATAA
- a CDS encoding thioester domain-containing protein has product MQVLTKKQGRKLKRNFTKPVAVVMLALSMGTTFTPILVSADATVPTISELKTRSINNDKSGFGGLLNQGSEISYYEIADDPAGQKGNGIETRHNAISYGNVMFSSAMFYQGQFAYCLQNTKGDPTLTGGTTWDPNLSAYANELMSVVLILGYPNAPVVNGDLSGMRSYFATQYALWAAESGGNVELQDHSMVSLDSIRDGAGVADGARALYAKAQNIMNNGGLASMTANTHDQSKADAEAKLKNEMTSAVDKQTTELTNKVNSDLASKSTAKTKDMTKYMKGVSDTALGTVKKDMDEKAKNVLADLVKKIQDDKSKPLATMNSSQFEYNDKVDGAHVFTFKTEALMPKLDLGSTDIHTLIKDKTTKLKTKVNYSGTMNTSASGKVVAVTTGDGLNETGDKVDTLSIKLDHELPDGSFIMQDGQKIEAKDNQTYMIKQGVDFEVHIPKEAESDTDKLSYKIVGETALSLADFKAISKTNLSGKEQVKSSASGNASASVDYNYQEGAQIDVIGAGVSPDPANQNVGVFILKAMPVQKSDKVNDSKPVKVDKTKDVKTPYSDTQTLKLDGKSESIRDAEANSSFSWEKAKEAVGQAQQSAVKLAETSAKHPKTVAGVVAGLVALIGGLGLLVFNKLHKSNSNTQK; this is encoded by the coding sequence ATGCAAGTTTTAACAAAAAAGCAAGGTCGTAAACTGAAACGCAACTTTACTAAACCTGTGGCAGTGGTTATGTTGGCATTATCAATGGGAACAACCTTTACGCCGATTCTGGTAAGTGCCGACGCAACTGTTCCAACCATTTCAGAATTAAAGACCCGTTCTATTAATAATGATAAGAGCGGATTTGGTGGGCTATTGAATCAAGGTAGTGAGATTTCATATTATGAGATCGCTGATGATCCAGCCGGGCAAAAGGGTAATGGAATTGAAACTCGACATAATGCCATTAGTTATGGAAACGTGATGTTTTCATCTGCTATGTTTTATCAGGGGCAATTCGCTTACTGTCTACAAAACACTAAGGGAGATCCGACATTAACTGGTGGAACTACTTGGGATCCTAATTTGTCGGCTTATGCCAATGAATTAATGTCAGTCGTGTTGATTCTGGGTTATCCAAATGCACCAGTTGTGAATGGCGACTTGTCAGGTATGCGTTCATACTTTGCCACTCAATATGCTCTTTGGGCTGCTGAAAGTGGTGGAAACGTTGAATTGCAAGATCATTCAATGGTTTCATTAGATTCAATTAGAGACGGTGCAGGTGTTGCTGATGGAGCGCGTGCATTGTATGCCAAGGCTCAAAACATCATGAATAATGGTGGTTTAGCTTCCATGACAGCCAACACACATGATCAAAGTAAAGCTGACGCAGAAGCTAAGTTAAAAAATGAAATGACGTCTGCGGTGGACAAACAAACTACTGAATTGACAAATAAAGTGAATTCAGACTTAGCTTCTAAGTCTACGGCAAAGACTAAGGACATGACCAAGTACATGAAAGGTGTTTCTGATACTGCTTTAGGTACGGTCAAAAAGGATATGGACGAAAAAGCTAAGAATGTTTTAGCTGATTTAGTTAAGAAAATCCAAGATGACAAATCAAAGCCATTGGCTACTATGAATAGTTCGCAATTTGAGTATAACGATAAAGTAGATGGAGCGCATGTCTTTACGTTTAAGACGGAAGCACTTATGCCTAAATTAGACTTAGGAAGTACGGATATTCATACGTTGATTAAGGATAAGACAACTAAGTTAAAGACTAAGGTAAATTATTCTGGAACTATGAATACTAGTGCTTCGGGTAAGGTTGTGGCAGTAACAACTGGTGATGGCTTGAATGAAACCGGAGATAAGGTTGATACGTTGTCAATTAAGCTAGATCATGAGTTGCCTGATGGATCGTTCATTATGCAGGACGGACAAAAGATTGAAGCTAAGGATAATCAGACTTATATGATTAAACAAGGTGTCGATTTTGAAGTTCATATCCCTAAGGAAGCTGAATCTGATACAGATAAGTTGAGTTATAAGATTGTTGGGGAAACGGCATTATCATTAGCTGATTTCAAGGCGATTTCTAAGACCAATTTATCTGGTAAGGAACAAGTTAAGTCATCAGCAAGCGGTAATGCTTCGGCTTCGGTAGATTATAACTATCAAGAAGGAGCTCAAATTGATGTAATCGGAGCTGGTGTCTCGCCTGATCCAGCTAACCAAAATGTTGGTGTCTTTATCTTAAAGGCAATGCCGGTTCAAAAGTCGGATAAGGTAAATGATAGCAAGCCAGTTAAGGTTGATAAAACTAAGGACGTTAAGACGCCTTATAGTGATACTCAAACGTTGAAATTAGACGGCAAGAGTGAATCAATCCGAGACGCAGAAGCTAATAGCTCATTCTCATGGGAAAAGGCAAAGGAAGCAGTTGGACAAGCTCAACAATCAGCAGTTAAGTTAGCTGAAACTTCCGCAAAGCACCCTAAGACTGTTGCTGGTGTTGTAGCAGGCTTGGTTGCGTTGATTGGTGGATTAGGATTGTTGGTATTTAACAAACTTCACAAATCTAATTCTAATACACAAAAATAA
- a CDS encoding MFS transporter permease, which produces MYNYRRVFTSSAKFKTIYGDFISPIWLNTRIVGLLFIATALSSFMTYIFHLWTLSGASSTLIIIVGSNVAVYQLDKLLKLDDLPFEVTIGYLFKYVLEYRIKKSQLYKDENLNGNNKAFKII; this is translated from the coding sequence ATGTACAATTACAGACGAGTATTTACTTCTTCGGCAAAATTTAAAACTATTTATGGGGATTTTATTTCTCCGATTTGGTTAAATACAAGAATTGTTGGTTTATTATTTATCGCAACAGCTTTATCGTCATTTATGACTTATATTTTTCATTTATGGACTTTATCTGGGGCGAGCTCAACATTAATAATAATTGTTGGCTCTAATGTTGCAGTTTATCAATTGGATAAATTGTTAAAATTGGACGATTTACCTTTTGAAGTTACCATTGGATATTTATTTAAATATGTTTTGGAATATCGTATTAAGAAAAGTCAATTGTACAAAGATGAAAACTTAAACGGTAATAATAAGGCATTTAAGATTATTTGA
- a CDS encoding TcpD family membrane protein codes for MDLYNALKPALLFFVAFATAGRALLSFSKNDMKAIWITIILGVAVFYFVNDPQGFLGSGNGLMNTVKNWISTLGG; via the coding sequence ATGGATTTATATAATGCCTTAAAACCAGCGTTGCTATTTTTCGTAGCTTTCGCAACAGCCGGTAGAGCACTTCTTAGTTTTAGTAAAAATGACATGAAGGCAATTTGGATAACTATTATTTTGGGAGTTGCCGTATTTTACTTCGTGAATGATCCACAAGGCTTCTTAGGTTCTGGAAATGGACTTATGAATACGGTTAAGAATTGGATCTCGACATTAGGTGGATAA
- a CDS encoding conjugal transfer protein, whose product MQQRSDRLKKKPKKSLSIWNITKKFGFERQSKDKAQKIPKAHSLNLKQAKTLMMIFLVALFVYFGYVLLLANSAVHNNHALKHQITVLNTKLEKASQGTTSYNPIVGQYLAGFLTTYYTFNTSENDTRTQELQKYFASNLHVSNSVRMTDQTFKSGKLQGIFLIDGVKTAQYDIVVNSDNKDVNMTVNVPYSQKNAQLTVVGFPYVANPIDSLGHVDKARLQQNQKQLNDEDIKARVTTFTNRFIKKYVSSSTKDMSMMMKDPVGLDGTVTLENVDNVNVSGSTEKPVVTADITVNVKDTNIKQVQTVRLELEKQASTYFVIKLVQA is encoded by the coding sequence GTGCAACAACGTTCCGATCGATTAAAGAAAAAGCCGAAAAAGTCATTGAGTATTTGGAATATAACCAAAAAATTTGGATTTGAACGGCAAAGTAAGGATAAAGCACAAAAAATTCCAAAGGCACATAGTTTGAATTTAAAACAAGCTAAAACGTTGATGATGATATTTTTAGTTGCTTTGTTTGTTTATTTTGGGTATGTATTATTGCTTGCTAATAGTGCGGTTCATAATAATCATGCGTTGAAACATCAAATTACGGTATTGAATACTAAGTTGGAAAAAGCTAGTCAAGGAACGACTAGCTACAATCCAATTGTGGGACAGTATCTAGCAGGCTTTTTAACAACCTACTATACTTTCAATACTTCGGAAAATGACACAAGGACACAAGAATTACAGAAATATTTTGCTAGTAATTTACATGTTTCTAATAGTGTTAGAATGACCGATCAGACTTTTAAAAGCGGTAAATTGCAGGGGATATTTTTAATTGATGGAGTGAAAACAGCTCAATATGACATAGTTGTTAATAGTGATAATAAAGATGTTAATATGACTGTCAACGTTCCTTATTCGCAAAAGAATGCCCAATTAACAGTTGTAGGATTTCCTTATGTAGCTAACCCGATTGATTCACTGGGACATGTTGATAAGGCAAGATTACAACAGAATCAAAAGCAGTTGAATGATGAAGATATAAAGGCACGTGTGACGACATTTACTAATCGCTTTATTAAAAAATACGTATCAAGTTCGACTAAGGATATGTCAATGATGATGAAAGATCCAGTTGGATTAGACGGTACGGTAACTTTGGAAAATGTTGATAATGTAAATGTTTCTGGTTCAACAGAAAAGCCAGTTGTAACTGCTGATATTACGGTAAATGTAAAAGACACCAATATAAAGCAAGTGCAAACTGTGAGACTTGAATTAGAAAAGCAGGCGTCAACGTACTTTGTGATTAAGTTAGTTCAAGCATAA
- a CDS encoding helix-turn-helix domain-containing protein: MNNKSLSVCLKKWRLSQKMGFVDASRKIGISQSTLFNYEDRLTTPSYRTAEKLGKVLNLSAVEIIEMSKFDMSMKASE; the protein is encoded by the coding sequence ATGAATAACAAGTCATTGAGTGTATGTTTAAAAAAATGGAGATTATCTCAAAAAATGGGATTTGTTGACGCTTCGAGAAAAATAGGTATTTCTCAATCAACATTATTCAATTATGAAGATCGTTTGACTACACCAAGTTATAGGACAGCGGAAAAACTTGGAAAAGTTTTGAATTTAAGTGCAGTTGAAATAATTGAAATGTCAAAATTTGATATGTCAATGAAAGCTAGTGAATAA